DNA from Lates calcarifer isolate ASB-BC8 linkage group LG14, TLL_Latcal_v3, whole genome shotgun sequence:
TTTGTGTGGCAGCAACTTCCTCAACCAGTACAGGATCATAAAAAAAACTTCCGTTGTTTCTCATCTATTCTTCTTAACAACTTGttgctgaaaactgaaaaatctgtgACGAGGTTTTTATCAGAGCAGACTTACAGTAACTACAGAGGAACTCAAGGGAAGCTCTCCCCTCGTCCAAGTAACTCACTTATCACACAGATCTTAATCACCAAGGGAAAGTCATTTTAACATTCCTATGTTTTTATAGCTTTATAGTGCAATAAATGATTATGCTGAAAATAGCAGAGGACGTGTCTAACATGTCTGCACAGGCCGCACTGGTTACAAGGAAATCATTCAATCGGTGCGTAGCAGATACTGAACAACAGCTTGTGACTCCTGTGACTTTATTTATGTCAATAATTCACCTGTTTAAACTTTAGAGGAACATACATCTTGCTCTGAACACATTATCACACATTAACTGTTCTCCCCCTGCAACTTATACAACTGCTACTTTTACTAGTTTGACACACACTAGAATTAACTGAGCATTTTCAGTCtataaaagaatatttttatattattaacaAAGAAAACTCACTTTAAACTTAGAGAAATGTTAATAATTACACCCTGTTCTACATTTAGATGTTTTAAAGCTCTATCATGCTGACTCTGAGGAATTATAATAACATAATATGTGAGTAGAGTAAGAGTTGTTGGAATTGAGAGACTCcaatctgtcattttctgtctcgAGTATCCTGGTTACCTTCACATCACCAAGGGTTTAATTACTGCTGAGCAAAACCACAGAGAAGCCTCATGGgaggtcagacagagagacgaAGACGAGTAAAATCAGGTGAGACCGAGCGAAAACAGGAGGTTACCAGCGAGCCAAGCTTAGACACGTATGCCACAGAATAGTGAGATAGAAATTTGAGTGGTTAATGTGCACgtagaggagggaggaagacgCTCTGCTGCCAGGATGAGATCTGTACCAACATGTGAAGAAGTATGAACTGTGTGAGCGGAAGCAGCGGGGTCGGAGGTGGGCATCAAAGTGTGCTCTGATCAAAGGGGTTTGTGCAGTGGGTAAGTGCCCCTCTTATCTACTTCTTAGTGTGTAATGATGGAGCACTGCCAATTTCTCTCAGTATAATCTCACTGAAACTGTTGGCTGACATAGATACAAGAGGGTTCATTTATCTATACAGAGCAACCATTCAGTTCTGCCCCCAGCACTTCTCTTTTCACAGCTTGTCTGTCAGTAGATATGAtatgttttttcagtgaaacaaaatgcTTATTGTTGCTGTAAATTCAATTGTAAGCACTGTTGCAACAAATATGTAGTTTACTTGTGAAACAAAAGGTTTCAGGCAATGTGTTGCCATGGATCAATTCAAAGGAGACCCCGTCTGCTAAGCAACAATTACCCCCATGAGGTAGAATGGGTTGCCTTGTAGTTGTCCCATGTGAGCAACAAACAGGGacaaaaaaagtatatatatatatatatatatatatatatatatatgttatatatatataacattagCTTTCTTGCTACGAGTTAGATGAGACAGTTGTTACCTTTCAGTATGATGCTGGAGCcagtagccagttagcttagcataaagactgacaAGAGtgaacagctagcctggctctgtccaaagctaACAAAATCTGCTTACCGAGAACAGCAACTTGTcgttttacactttgttttttgtaagtTTTAAACAACTGAGGTGAAgcatgttaattaatgagcGGTAGAGATGTTAGTcggtggattttgttactttcGGAGAGAGCCAGGCTaattttttcctccctgtctctggGCTTCATACTAGGCTAATTGGCTAAGTTAGATTTATAGCTATTGAATGGACAGATTAAGAATGCTATCTGTTTCTAGACTGTCTTCTCAAGAAAAACGAGAGCATCAGTCATTTCAGTAAATTCGGTGACAAAGCCCCCTAGTATCCCAAAGGCAGAGCTCAATGAAATGTCAAACTTGATGTCCAAAGATGTCCAACGtccagcaagaaaaaaaaaggatatgtCACAAAATGTGGAATTATTCCTTTTACTGAACATTAATTTGACTCCTGCACTTACTTTCTGTTTGTTGGCTCAGGAGTCGGTGTTTGGACAAGCTCACAGACATACGCATAAAGCATCATTACAGTGACTTATTATTTCCTGTCATAGCTCTTTACTTGTTTTTGATTTCCCAATTTCCTGGACACACTCTGAGTGTGTCGTGCAGGCCAGCACACATTACATGGAGCAGGGGTGATTGTGAGTGcagggggttggggggtggtTAGACAGTGGATGTCTGAGCGGTTAAATGGATGACTGCTATGACTCATGGGCTGTGGAATCTGTTCATAAAACTTAGAAGAAACAAAGCCACATCCCTGGGGGAGCAGATGCTGGTGTTTAAATGCCACATAAGCGTCTGGAGTTCTCACAGAGGTAGAGTAAGTTGGTCTTGAAAGTTTTCTCTTTTACAGATTTCACCAACTTCTATCAAAGATAAATCTACAACTTGTCATCACTGAGCTCCCAAACCGACTCCActcaccctccctcccaccaTGACAGAGGATGCAGTCTCAGCTCCCCAGCAGGGGGACCCGGCTGCTGCAGCACCCGCCCCTGGGGAGCCCATGGATGTGGAGTGTCCCATCTGCTACCAGGAGTACAACCAGTACAACAAATGCCCCCGGATGCTTGAGTGCCTCCATGTTTTTTGCACCGAGTGCCTCCAGAGGAtccagctctgctgctctgagccCTCTGACCCCCGCAGCCTGCCGGCCATCCCCTGCCCCCTGTGCCGCCACCTCACCCCTCTAGAATCCGGGGACGCCCTCTCCTTACCCTGCAACTCCCGCATCCTGGCCAGGCTGCCCCCCGTGGCCTTCCGTCTTCCCGTGACCATGGCGACCCGCCTGGCCACAGTCACCCAGAGGGTGGTGCTCTCCCTGGAGGGCGACAGCAGGGACACCCGCTTCATCATCCTGCCCACAGTCAGCCTGCGGGTGCAGCAGATGCACCCAGACAGGCCGTACGGTACGGCGCCGGGCCTGGTGGGTGAGGAGGAAGTCATACAGCAGAGCAAGAAGACACTGTtctgtgtgcagctgctggCTGTCATCTTCTGGGTGCTGTTTGTCATCACCTGTGTGGTTGGGGTGGTGTTTGGGCCACATTTCTTGAACAGGAGTCTTTAATAGGGAACAGGATTTATCTCCTTTTTGTAGCAGATTAGTTCTTGATATGAAGTCATAATATATTCTACAGAAAAGCACTgtaaaaatatagattttagagcatatgatttttttatttaatgaaaaaaacatttaaaccaatCCTTACTCACTGTGCTGCATATTTGTTGCACTTTCATTAATCATAGGCTGATGAAGGGTTCCCTCTAGTGGTGGATTTGGAAATGGATGAAATGAGCTCACATccatcacatttatttattataaaaagAAACTTAAcatgtctttcttctctttaatatattatatttatcattcatgtctgtgttgtttgcaGTTTTTCCATGTCACTgttcattaatgttattatacAGCTGATGATTAAACTGAATAAAGCTGCCTTACATTACAGCTTGTGCTGTGTCAGGTGTATGTGTTTAATGTTGAGTGAGGATGTTTTGGCCTAACTAAATGAGTGAAGAGCTGTCAGggggttaagacttggttttaggggTTCAGGTTAAAATTAGATTTAGGTTCAGGTTAGGGTTAAACATTTAGTTGTAATGGTTATATTGTCTGTCCCCTGATATTTACATTATAAACTATAAGATTGAGAGTTTAATTTTCTTATCTTAAAAACTCTTTATAAGATAAGGAATTGAATTATCTCCAAGGTCCTCACTGATCCTCTTTTGGCTGTGACGATCAATCTGGCTGAGAAATTGCGATAGCCCAGATTAAATTATTCAGCATTTGATAATGTAACAAAGCAAAGTGACTGTAAGGTCAAtgtattttcctctgtgtgtgtatgtgtgtgtgtgtgtatgtgtgtgtatgtgtttgttaatgttgatTAAGTTATTCAACCCTGTTTGTGAGTTCAAGTAGCTGTCTATCAGATAATTTTGGCAGACCATACTAAATGTGATTTAGAATCAAACCATTAAGATTGGAGATACTGAGCAAATGTTGTAAATTACAAATACagatgtggggaaaaaaatctgtactcATTTGTTGTTTGTACTCAGACCAGGGGATAGTACATCCCTGGGCAATTTTTTTTGTGgatctttattttaatttggtGAAACACAAAATTATTTGGGAATACACCCTGTGTAATTTTTGACACAGGGCCCCCAACCAAGACAGTTAAGACAGGTCGTTCATTCCTTCAGACTTTAAGACCTTTAGTAGTACATATACCCCAGTGAATTTGCAGATtattaaaacactgcaaaagaaATTTACAAACTCACATTGACCTCTGGGCCCTCTAAGGGTCTGGGGACCATAAGGCAGCTGCTCCCTATGCCCAGCTTGTAATAAATCCTCATAGTTAAGCAGAATTAAAAGTAATTCTTTCACCTGTTTATTCTAGAGGACTTTTTACTTCATTAATTGAAAGCTGTATTCACACATGTTTTAAAGCTCTTAAAGAAGTCTGATGCATTGTCAGAGTTTACAGACAAGGCTGAGCTGCTAGATTATATATGTATTAACAATAATACTTATGAAAATGTTATGTTAAGAAAAATATAgcactttattttacatttactaaaTAAGACTCTGATGATTTAGCCTACAAATTCACTATTTATTTTCAAGCTACCGCCCAATCAATCAGTATATAACATGAGGAATAAATaatcatacaaaataaaaaataaaaacgataaaaactgtttcaaaatGGTGTAAAAAGAAGCGTCAGACCACAGCACAGAAACCTGTGCGGTGTATTAATGTAAATTAGTTGTGGAGGTTCTGTTGGTTATTCGTGTATCACAAACGTACAAagactttttcatttatttttcctcagtaATAATAAATTGTTGGGGGCTCGAGGCAGGGGTGCATGGCTGAGAGAGTACGTAAAAGAAAGGGGGGCTGCGTGGTTACGTCACACGCCGCGTTGGCTCGCATAAAGTGGAGAAAAGTTTTTAGACCCCCTCCCctgtatgtttttgttgggggaaaaaagttgtTGCTAGTTAGGTCGTGTGAATGTAGCGTGTCCgtcgttttttttttaattttttcgCCCCTCGGTAACAGAGGGGGAATGCGAGTTTTTAGTTTAGTAAAGTCGGAGAGAGAGCTTTCGAGCAGGGTTTTTAACGCTTTACGTCCTCTGGCTCGGACTGAAAATCTCAGTGGCCATCATCGTTTCACCTCTGCCGTCTCGTTAGCCACCTAGCTAGCTCCACCGCTAGCTAACTACTCAACAAAGTTAACGCTACCTCGCctcttttagtgtgtgtttcttgtggtaacttttttggggggtgaagagagaagaaaacccAACCGCAGAGATGGCGGAAACCAAAATAATTTATCATATCGACGAAGAGGAGACGCCGTACTTGGTGAAGATACCCATTGCTGCCGAAAATATCACTTTGCTGGATTTTAAACAGGTCTTGAACAAGCCAAACTACAAATTCTTCTTCAAGTCTATGGACCAGGACTTCGGGTGAGctgcagtgattttttttctctttaggagagaggagctgtgtggtttgcATGCAAAACGAGAGGTGATAAAAGCTGTTCAGTTAACACCTCATATTTTAGTGAACACCTCATGTTAGGTAAATGTGACCAAAGCTGGAAAACAATAGTTTAATGTGCCATTATTTCCCGAGTGGACTAGCATTGACTTAGCCTAAGTTTACACAAACAATGCTTGGTTAATTTGAAAAAAGGAGCAATCTTTAATGAAATGCATGCATGTTTGCGTGTCAAAAAGTCATGCAATCCTATCTTGTGACCGGCTGTCGTATATTTGTCACAGAGAATAACTTATGGTAGAGACAGGATGAACTTGAATGAAGCCAAGCCAGTCAGGACTCCATTCAGCCGACACATCCCTAATCAGAAACTGCAGAGTTATAATCACTGCTGATGAATATCCAAGTGGTTCTATAAATACTAAGGGTATGTAGGCTGGGGCATTTCtcagaaaacatcatcatcacaataGGAGGCATTCCCTGtccctgctgcttttctttaccCTAatcctcatccctccctccctccttcagtcCATCATCTTGTGAAATCCTCGCCTTTTCTTTCTTTCGGGACTGAAGCCAGGGTTTTGTCTCCCCTCTTTAACACTTTGGCCTGCCAGCCATCCTTTCATTCCCTGGCTTCCTCCTCcgtcctctcccctctctcccccagcCCCACTCCTCCACAAGGAGCTGTCTTCTTCCCTCTatcaattaatcttttttttttttttgtctgtgtggcTGCTGTGCATTTTCCTGCAGAGGAATGCATGTTTGTGGTTTATTCACCCAGTGAGACCCTTAGGGCTTCTGTTAAATGCATTGTAGTCTTGGATGAGTATTAATGCTGGGCTATTtgcctcttttcctctttggaTGGCACCAGTGCAGCCTGTGCCAAGGGGGGCTGCAATATCAACTCCAGCACCAAGATGAAATGGATGAGATGCCTTTTCATTAGGCCTTGGCCGAGCTGCCAGGCTAAAGCTGCCCCGCATGCAGATAATTTGAATATTAATAGCAGTGACATCAATAACTGACttgtagatatttttgtttgagaAAATCTGTGGTAAGcgcctttttaaaaatgcttaaCGTCTGGCTT
Protein-coding regions in this window:
- the si:ch73-335l21.2 gene encoding RING finger domain-containing protein, with translation MTEDAVSAPQQGDPAAAAPAPGEPMDVECPICYQEYNQYNKCPRMLECLHVFCTECLQRIQLCCSEPSDPRSLPAIPCPLCRHLTPLESGDALSLPCNSRILARLPPVAFRLPVTMATRLATVTQRVVLSLEGDSRDTRFIILPTVSLRVQQMHPDRPYGTAPGLVGEEEVIQQSKKTLFCVQLLAVIFWVLFVITCVVGVVFGPHFLNRSL